CagatgaaattaaaatcaacATTTGGTGCTTTTTTAGATCCAGTAGCTGACAAGgtagtttttctcttttctttttgctatTAGTTGTTCTTAGTGATGTATTATTACTGAAAATTGAATGATGCAGCTTATGGTTGCTTCCACGTTGGTCTTATTATGTACTAGACCTTTGAAAGTTGCTCTGTTAGGACAAGCGCCGTGGCTCTTGATTATACCTTCAATCACTATAATTGGTCGAGAGGTAATGCAATTTTCAAGAGCTTTATCAATTTGAACATTTTATTCTCAATGTGATTTAAACTTGTGTTTCTCAATTCTTTTACATTTCCTTACTTTTTCGTGTATTTAGTCCATCATTTTAGCTTGTTAAATGTGTTTGTGCTATAAATTTTGCTAAGGACTGGGTTCCGGTGACTCTCGTGGACTCCAAATTAACTCTTGAAATCACCCGAGTGTTTAAATCACCTGGCTTGATGAAAACCATGTAAATCCAATGTTTTATATATGAATTGCATGATCATGAGTGTGTGAATTTGGGATCCCTTTTGGTTGTTGCCCTCTAACTCGCATGGTATGACCATTGAGATTTGAGACTACCTGCAGCTCTGGGGATGGAATCAACGAGGTCCAGGGAATGGGTAAAAACTCTTGTCTGTGGTTTGTGCTATGGTGTAGAACCGCAACTGATGTGTATAAACCTCTACCATACGCCCTAAATTGAGGATAAACTGGAATGCATCACCACAAATACTTCAGATTTGACCCTTATTTTCTCTAAGGTTTTTCAATGaggatgttgtttatgatgatgctTCTGAACAAATCTGACtttgttcaaacttcaaagcaTTCTTCTATTCAAGGTGCATTGAAATTTACACTGTTGATACCATCTGGACAGGGCTCTTTAGATTTAGTATTCCGTATTATTTGCTTGCTTGCTTGGTTGCATTTGTGCATATTTGCTTGCGTGTGTGCAATCATACTTGTTTACTTGAGATTCTAATTTATGTAGCCCCTCTCTTTGCTCTTCCTTTCACGCTTCATACCTTGTCTTCTATCCTCACTTTGTAGTAGAATTGACTATTGAGAGGAGATGTCTTAGTACTTCTTTTTGTAACTTGCTAAATAGATAACCATGTCGGCACTCAGAGAATGGGCTGCTTCTCAGAGTAGTAAGCTTCTAGAGGTTTGTTTGCCTCCTGTTAACTTGAGTCAATTTCCTGTTCCATATACAAAATTTTGAGCTTACAcaataaaactaaaaataatagGCTGTTGGCGTTAATAATTTGGGGAAATGGAAAACAGCTACTCAGATGATCGCGTTAACCACCCTCCTCGCTACCCGTGACTGCAGGTACTTGTTTTCTTTGCAATCTGAGGAAGCTCTGTTGCTTGTTATGAAAAGTAAAACTGTTGAACTGTCTTCATTTGACATATATGATGGAATTCTCTTTTTTTCAGTGGCGGAGGAGCTGCCATTTTGGTATACTTGGGTGTGGTCTTGCTTTATATTGCAGCAGGGCTTGCTATATGGTCGTTTGTAATATATATGACGAAAATATCGAAGGTGTTGCTGAGGTAGCGTGGTTGATAGCTCTCTGGTTTCACATATATACACTTCTTTGGTGGGTTTGATTCTCATGATCATTTCTTATACACACAGTTAAGTTAGCGATGCCATGGTAGGGAGATGCAGTCTTTGTGACATATATCTGCAATGTCCACCCTCCAGAACTCTGCACAGCATCATTCCTCCTAGTTTTTCAAATTGTATGCAGAATTTTTTTCCCTTTGTTACCCCAGGTAAAGGaatgaagaaaagaaagcaaAGGATGACACTCAGGATTAAATTGGAAGAAATTAGTTTATTAGTTTATTATTCACGGTTGAAGGATGTAGCAGTAGATATCCCTTTTGGGGTCTAATTCCTAACTATAGTCTGGAGCCTTTGGAAGTCTGCCACCTGATAAATTTCActacaggaaatattttatggCTGTAGTTGACTCTTCAATTATTTTGTCTGTGCCACCTGAGAAATTTCActacaggaaatattttatgcTTGTAGTGgactcttaaattatttttgttcGTGTCATATTCTTTAACTATGCTTGATGTGTGTAGAATTCAAGAGTATCAAATTCAAGTCATCCAAATGATCACAGTGAAAGATGTATGTAAAatcataaaatttgaaaataagatTTACACCCTAATAGTGCATGGACTATACAACCTTCAAAAGGATCTACTAATAAATTTCCAATCTCAGTCAGGAATAATTGGCTGAATTAGGGGGAGCTGCCATTTTTTCTTAGCTAGACTTAAAATCCGGGTATAATTAGATTCATATGAAGGAGAGAACACAAATAAGGCAACATTTCAAACACATGAAAGGCTCCTCTTAGTCATTAGGAGCCTTTCTACATTTGAATCActtattaatgatatttttcaTCCCTATGTAGGAAGTATATCCCAGTATATAAATGATTTTCCAATTTATACATCAGATCAAAGTGCTCATCTAGCCATTTGAAGAGAATGTTTGAAGTTCATGGAAGCAATTCCTTATGGGAATGGGAGGACTAAAGGAAATGTTGTCTTAGGGCTGCAACTCCATGTTATTTTGTGAGATTGCATTAGCATGTGTACCGAATATTAGCAGTTCAACGAGTAAGGGAGTGCTCTGTTGTGTAGCCagggtttgtttgttttttgttaCAATGTTGTTTCATGCAGGATTTCCAATTTTTGAGGCACATTTAGCAAATAGAATTAACTTGTTTTTTTACCCTACGTCCGTTTACATTCAGTGGATAACCATTCATACGAACTAAGCTCTTATTTGATAAATCTCAAATCTCAAATATTTTCAAGATTAGCTCCATGCTCCAAGCTCATTTTTGCCCTATAACAGTAAAGAGGAATGGATGTTCAATAATTAAAGAATAAAAGCACTACAAAAACACACACTTACTCTAAACTTACATTAAACATCAAATATGACAAGTCGTaccattttcacatattttctaTTCTTAGAACTCTAGTTCACTCAAAGCTACTATCCACAGTTTAAATCATATC
This portion of the Lotus japonicus ecotype B-129 chromosome 3, LjGifu_v1.2 genome encodes:
- the LOC130747027 gene encoding CDP-diacylglycerol--glycerol-3-phosphate 3-phosphatidyltransferase 1, chloroplastic-like isoform X2 → MKTMVSDANSKISMPSSSHSKILTLPTILTLGRVAAIPLLVATFYMDGWQGTAITTTVFTAAAVTDWLDGFIARKMKLKSTFGAFLDPVADKLMVASTLVLLCTRPLKVALLGQAPWLLIIPSITIIGREITMSALREWAASQSSKLLEAVGVNNLGKWKTATQMIALTTLLATRDCSGGGAAILVYLGVVLLYIAAGLAIWSFVIYMTKISKVLLS
- the LOC130747027 gene encoding CDP-diacylglycerol--glycerol-3-phosphate 3-phosphatidyltransferase 1, chloroplastic-like isoform X1 — translated: MKTMVSDANSKISMPSSSHSKILTLPTILTLGRVAAIPLLVATFYMDGWQGTAITTTVFTAAAVTDWLDGFIARKMKLKSTFGAFLDPVADKLMVASTLVLLCTRPLKVALLGQAPWLLIIPSITIIGREITMSALREWAASQSSKLLEAVGVNNLGKWKTATQMIALTTLLATRDCSGGGAAILVYLGVVLLYIAAGLAIWSFVIYMTKISKVLLR